A single window of Methylobacterium nodulans ORS 2060 DNA harbors:
- a CDS encoding ChbG/HpnK family deacetylase, with translation MPPERRPIVLCADDYGLSPGVSRGILALARAGRLSATGAMTNLPSFGREAPALREFDGRIGLGLHLTLTAGTPLGAMPRLAPSGRLPALGRLMRMAFAGGLDAAEIAAEIARQLDAFERAIGRPPDFVDGHQHVHVLPGVRGALLLTLKTRGLAGRLWLRDPADRLAAILARPSAPKAALVRALSLGFREAAGRAGFPTNRGFSGFSDFASGDGVAPAFERAFAALGPAPLVMCHPGEVDEGLRALDPVVESRPAELAYLASERFVAFLEKAGLVLACRPPTVPFRTA, from the coding sequence ATGCCACCTGAACGGCGACCGATCGTGCTGTGCGCCGACGATTACGGCCTGAGCCCCGGGGTGAGCCGCGGCATCCTGGCGCTCGCACGGGCGGGGCGCCTCTCGGCCACCGGCGCGATGACGAACCTGCCTTCCTTCGGGCGCGAGGCCCCGGCCCTGCGCGAGTTCGACGGGCGCATCGGGCTCGGCCTGCACCTGACGCTGACCGCGGGAACTCCCCTCGGGGCGATGCCGCGCCTGGCTCCCTCCGGGCGCCTGCCCGCTCTCGGGCGGCTGATGCGGATGGCCTTCGCGGGCGGGCTCGATGCCGCGGAGATCGCCGCCGAGATCGCGCGCCAGCTCGATGCCTTCGAGCGGGCCATCGGGCGTCCGCCGGATTTCGTGGACGGGCACCAGCATGTCCATGTGCTGCCCGGGGTGCGCGGCGCCCTCCTGCTGACTCTGAAGACGCGGGGCCTTGCCGGCCGGCTGTGGCTGCGCGATCCGGCCGACCGGCTCGCCGCGATCCTGGCGCGGCCCTCCGCCCCGAAGGCCGCCCTGGTGCGGGCCCTGAGCCTCGGTTTCAGGGAGGCGGCGGGGCGCGCGGGCTTCCCGACGAACCGCGGCTTCTCCGGCTTCTCGGACTTCGCGAGCGGCGATGGCGTCGCGCCGGCCTTCGAGCGGGCCTTCGCGGCGCTCGGGCCGGCCCCGCTTGTGATGTGTCATCCGGGCGAGGTGGACGAGGGCCTGCGCGCCCTCGATCCCGTCGTGGAGAGCCGGCCGGCGGAACTCGCCTATCTGGCCTCGGAGCGCTTCGTGGCATTCCTGGAGAAGGCGGGGCTCGTCCTCGCGTGCCGTCCGCCGACGGTCCCGTTCCGGACGGCGTGA
- a CDS encoding superoxide dismutase yields the protein MAFTLPELPYAYDALQPYMSKETLEFHHDKHHKAYVDTGNKLLEGSELAGKSVEEVVKASYGQNQALFNNAGQHYNHIHFWQWMKPNGGGAIPGALEKKIAQDLGGTDKFKADFIQAGVSQFGSGWAWLAVKNGKLEIMKTPNGENPLVHGAKPILGVDVWEHSYYIDYRNRRPDYLKAFIENLVNWEHVEKMYAEATA from the coding sequence ATGGCCTTCACGCTGCCCGAACTGCCCTACGCCTATGACGCGTTGCAGCCCTACATGTCGAAGGAAACCCTCGAGTTTCACCACGACAAGCACCACAAGGCCTATGTCGACACCGGCAACAAACTCCTCGAAGGCTCGGAACTCGCGGGTAAGAGCGTCGAGGAGGTGGTGAAGGCCTCCTACGGCCAGAACCAGGCCCTCTTCAACAATGCGGGCCAGCATTACAACCACATCCACTTCTGGCAGTGGATGAAGCCGAACGGCGGCGGCGCCATCCCGGGCGCCCTGGAGAAGAAGATCGCCCAGGATCTCGGCGGCACCGACAAGTTCAAGGCCGACTTCATCCAGGCCGGCGTGTCGCAGTTCGGCTCCGGCTGGGCCTGGCTCGCCGTGAAGAACGGCAAGCTCGAGATCATGAAGACCCCCAACGGGGAGAACCCGCTGGTGCATGGCGCCAAGCCGATCCTCGGCGTCGATGTCTGGGAGCATTCCTACTACATCGATTATCGCAACCGTCGCCCCGACTACCTCAAGGCGTTCATCGAGAACCTCGTGAACTGGGAGCACGTGGAGAAGATGTACGCCGAGGCGACCGCCTGA
- a CDS encoding sensor histidine kinase, with the protein MDHRPDQQPARQGDAPEPGYPDDAIARLAFEAAPVGLACLAGPDDRLVAVNPRLCALLAAAPAELLGRRLADLMDPETAAVEPGSGEPVEQCWRRPDRGAAWVMVRAGPRRDGQRVLVVEAAEDHGAAARAEQTRLALASAGLGDWSWSPASGEITLSERAAEILGLPPGPSVTWEDLQLRFHRDDLERARALIQEALPEGRAYAVDARYRRPPDDQEVWISARGRAQFGPDGAVAGMIGVVQDVTAREEARRALHDREQRLRVATSVAALGIFEWHLLDDQALWENERMWEIFGRRPQDGTISMTEFFRDVMHPEDKGPFRAAIAAALQGEGVLHAAGRIRRASDGAWRTIEMAGRFERDTPGGLPRRLIGVVADITDRRLAEERQTLLIRELHHRVKNTLATVQAIVGSTARTASSIESFYEAFVGRIMSLAHTHSVLTEDVWQTASLRGLLENELTPYADGPMTPEADGRITLEGPAVDLASEIAVPIGMAIHELTTNAAKYGALSGRGGRVRVRWNLEPEGDRVVLRFEWRESGGPPVMPPSRQGFGSRLLQRVLSTQVQANVAIDYAPDGLRLTMLAPMPKRNIALNPLAKL; encoded by the coding sequence TTGGACCACAGGCCTGACCAGCAGCCCGCCCGGCAGGGAGACGCGCCGGAGCCGGGCTACCCCGATGACGCCATCGCACGCCTCGCCTTCGAGGCGGCGCCGGTCGGGCTCGCTTGCCTGGCCGGGCCGGACGACCGGCTCGTCGCCGTCAATCCGCGGCTCTGCGCGCTCCTCGCGGCCGCGCCGGCCGAGCTCCTGGGCCGGCGGCTCGCCGACCTCATGGATCCCGAAACCGCGGCGGTCGAGCCCGGATCCGGGGAGCCCGTCGAGCAGTGCTGGCGGCGCCCCGATCGCGGCGCCGCCTGGGTCATGGTCCGAGCCGGGCCGCGGCGCGACGGGCAGCGGGTTCTGGTGGTCGAGGCAGCGGAGGACCACGGTGCCGCTGCCCGTGCCGAGCAGACCCGCCTCGCGCTCGCCTCCGCCGGGCTCGGCGACTGGAGCTGGAGCCCGGCGAGCGGAGAGATCACCCTGTCGGAGCGCGCCGCCGAGATCCTGGGCCTGCCGCCGGGCCCCTCGGTCACCTGGGAGGATCTGCAGCTCCGCTTCCACCGCGACGACCTGGAGCGGGCCCGCGCCCTTATTCAGGAGGCCCTGCCGGAGGGGCGGGCCTACGCCGTCGACGCGCGCTACCGCCGCCCGCCCGACGATCAGGAAGTGTGGATCTCGGCCCGCGGCCGGGCCCAGTTCGGGCCGGACGGGGCGGTCGCCGGCATGATCGGCGTCGTCCAGGACGTCACCGCCCGCGAGGAGGCGCGGCGCGCCCTCCATGACCGCGAGCAGCGGCTGCGCGTCGCCACCTCGGTGGCGGCGCTCGGCATCTTCGAGTGGCATCTCCTCGACGATCAGGCGCTCTGGGAGAACGAGCGCATGTGGGAGATCTTCGGCCGCCGCCCGCAGGACGGCACGATCAGCATGACCGAGTTCTTCCGCGACGTGATGCATCCGGAGGACAAGGGCCCGTTCCGTGCCGCCATCGCGGCCGCCCTGCAGGGCGAGGGCGTCCTCCACGCCGCAGGGCGCATCCGCCGCGCGAGCGACGGGGCGTGGCGGACGATCGAGATGGCCGGGCGCTTCGAGCGCGACACGCCGGGGGGCCTTCCGCGCCGCCTCATCGGCGTCGTGGCCGACATCACCGACCGGCGCCTCGCCGAGGAGCGCCAGACGCTGCTGATCCGCGAGCTGCACCATCGGGTGAAGAACACGCTCGCCACCGTGCAGGCCATCGTCGGCTCCACCGCCCGCACCGCATCGAGCATCGAGAGCTTCTACGAGGCCTTCGTCGGCCGGATCATGTCGCTCGCCCACACCCATTCGGTGCTGACCGAGGACGTGTGGCAGACGGCCTCCCTGCGCGGCCTCCTGGAGAACGAGCTCACGCCCTATGCGGACGGCCCGATGACCCCGGAGGCCGACGGGCGCATCACCCTCGAAGGGCCGGCCGTCGACCTCGCCTCCGAGATCGCGGTGCCGATCGGCATGGCGATCCACGAACTCACCACCAACGCGGCGAAATACGGCGCCCTGTCGGGCCGCGGCGGGCGCGTGCGGGTGCGCTGGAATCTGGAGCCCGAGGGCGACCGGGTCGTGCTGCGCTTCGAATGGCGCGAATCCGGCGGGCCGCCGGTGATGCCGCCCAGTCGCCAGGGCTTCGGCTCGCGGCTGCTGCAGCGGGTGCTCTCGACCCAGGTCCAGGCCAATGTCGCGATCGATTACGCCCCCGACGGTCTGCGCCTGACGATGCTGGCCCCGATGCCGAAGCGCAACATCGCCCTCAACCCGCTGGCGAAGCTCTAA
- the trmB gene encoding tRNA (guanosine(46)-N7)-methyltransferase TrmB, translated as MTDDDTDAAPERGRAFYGRRKGKRLRAGQEERIAALLPRLRVPAEGPLDPAALFPHPVSALWLEIGFGGGEHLAAQARAHPEIGFIGCEPFVNGVAKLLRRVDDDGLANVRLWDRDAMELLPRLPDASVERVFLLYPDPWPKRRQRKRRFVSNESLAEIARVLAPGGSFRFASDIDDYAGWTLVRAARAPHLRWTAERATDWTTPWADWPGTRYEAKAIAQGRRPSYLTFARV; from the coding sequence ATGACCGATGACGACACGGACGCGGCCCCCGAGCGGGGTCGCGCCTTCTACGGCCGCCGCAAGGGCAAGCGCCTTCGGGCCGGGCAGGAGGAGCGCATCGCCGCGCTCCTGCCGCGGCTGCGCGTACCGGCGGAGGGGCCGCTCGATCCCGCCGCCCTGTTCCCCCATCCCGTCTCGGCCCTGTGGCTCGAGATCGGCTTCGGCGGCGGCGAGCACCTGGCCGCCCAGGCCCGCGCCCATCCGGAGATCGGCTTCATCGGCTGCGAGCCCTTCGTGAACGGCGTCGCCAAGCTCCTGCGCCGCGTCGACGACGACGGCCTCGCCAATGTGAGGCTCTGGGATCGGGACGCGATGGAATTGCTGCCGCGGCTGCCGGATGCGAGCGTGGAGCGGGTTTTCCTGCTCTATCCCGACCCCTGGCCCAAGCGCCGCCAGCGCAAGCGGCGGTTCGTCTCCAACGAGAGCCTCGCGGAGATCGCCCGCGTGCTCGCACCCGGCGGCAGCTTCCGCTTCGCCAGCGACATCGACGATTATGCGGGCTGGACGCTGGTGCGGGCCGCCCGTGCGCCGCATCTGCGCTGGACGGCCGAGCGGGCCACCGACTGGACGACGCCCTGGGCCGACTGGCCGGGCACCCGCTACGAGGCGAAGGCGATCGCCCAGGGTCGGCGGCCGAGCTATCTCACCTTCGCGCGCGTCTAA
- the metK gene encoding methionine adenosyltransferase: MARSDYLFTSESVSEGHPDKVCDRISDTVVDAYLAEMPEARLGVETLATTNRIVIAGEVRGPDSVTFQRLEELTRAAIRDIGYEQDGFHWKHADVAIYLHAQSADIAQGVDASGNKDEGAGDQGIMFGYATDETPALMPAPIYYAHKILKDLADARKARIGDAAKLGPDAKSQVTVRYEGGRPVEATQIVLSTQHLDPSLDSAGVRAIVEPYIRAALPKSWVNDRTVWHVNPTGKFVIGGPDGDCGLTGRKIIVDTYGGAAPHGGGAFSGKDPTKVDRSAAYAARYLAKNVVAAGLSRRATIQLAYAIGVSRPLSIYVDLHGTGEVDEGRLEKVLGEILDLSPRGIRTHLGLNKPIYARTSAYGHFGREPDADGGFSWEKTDLVAKLKSALA; encoded by the coding sequence ATGGCACGTTCCGATTACCTGTTCACGAGCGAGTCCGTTTCGGAGGGTCACCCGGACAAGGTCTGCGACCGCATCTCCGACACGGTCGTGGATGCCTATCTGGCCGAGATGCCGGAGGCTCGCCTCGGTGTGGAGACGCTCGCCACCACCAACCGCATCGTCATCGCGGGCGAGGTGCGCGGCCCCGATTCCGTGACCTTCCAGCGGCTCGAGGAGCTGACCCGCGCCGCCATCCGGGACATTGGCTACGAGCAGGACGGCTTCCACTGGAAGCATGCGGACGTCGCCATCTACCTGCACGCCCAGTCCGCCGACATCGCCCAGGGCGTGGATGCGTCGGGCAACAAGGACGAGGGCGCGGGCGACCAGGGCATCATGTTCGGCTACGCGACCGACGAGACGCCCGCCCTGATGCCGGCGCCGATCTACTACGCCCACAAGATCCTCAAGGATCTCGCGGATGCCCGCAAGGCCCGGATCGGCGATGCCGCCAAGCTCGGTCCCGACGCCAAGAGCCAGGTCACGGTGCGCTACGAGGGCGGCCGGCCGGTGGAGGCGACCCAGATCGTGCTCTCGACCCAGCACCTCGACCCGAGCCTCGACTCGGCCGGCGTGCGCGCGATCGTCGAGCCCTATATCCGCGCGGCGCTGCCTAAGTCCTGGGTCAACGACCGGACCGTCTGGCACGTGAACCCGACCGGCAAGTTCGTGATCGGCGGGCCGGACGGCGATTGCGGGCTGACCGGCCGCAAGATCATCGTCGATACCTATGGCGGCGCGGCGCCGCATGGCGGCGGCGCCTTCTCGGGCAAGGACCCGACCAAGGTCGACCGCTCGGCGGCCTATGCGGCCCGCTATCTCGCCAAGAACGTGGTGGCGGCGGGCCTCTCCCGGCGGGCCACGATCCAGCTCGCCTACGCCATCGGCGTCTCGAGGCCGCTGTCGATCTATGTCGACCTGCATGGCACCGGCGAGGTGGACGAGGGCCGGCTGGAAAAGGTGCTGGGCGAGATCCTCGACCTCTCGCCCCGCGGCATCCGCACGCATCTCGGCCTCAACAAGCCGATCTATGCCCGCACCTCGGCCTATGGCCATTTCGGCCGCGAGCCCGATGCGGATGGCGGCTTCTCCTGGGAGAAGACCGACCTCGTCGCCAAGCTGAAGTCGGCCCTGGCCTGA
- a CDS encoding helix-turn-helix domain-containing protein, whose product MAGKPADARDVHIGQRIERLRKQAKLSREALAQRLGISDSQFGKYEKGLNRMSAADLDFVGRLFDVPIGYFFEGLPRGEAAGPGLAERPQAVLLGEAPWTDFAGAVARAADAHLGTEDRQRLAAVVKALDRALQDTPPFDKENTFGPSG is encoded by the coding sequence ATGGCCGGCAAACCCGCGGACGCGCGTGACGTCCATATCGGCCAGCGCATCGAGCGGCTCCGCAAGCAGGCGAAGCTCTCCCGCGAGGCGCTGGCCCAACGCCTGGGCATCTCGGACTCGCAGTTCGGAAAATATGAGAAGGGGCTCAACCGCATGAGCGCAGCCGATCTCGACTTCGTCGGCCGGCTGTTCGACGTGCCGATCGGGTACTTCTTCGAGGGACTGCCCCGGGGCGAGGCAGCCGGGCCGGGCTTGGCCGAGCGGCCTCAGGCGGTGCTACTGGGCGAGGCGCCCTGGACGGATTTTGCGGGCGCGGTGGCGCGCGCCGCCGATGCGCACCTGGGAACCGAGGATCGCCAGCGGCTCGCCGCGGTGGTCAAGGCCCTCGACCGTGCCCTCCAGGACACGCCCCCGTTCGATAAAGAGAACACCTTCGGTCCTTCAGGTTGA
- a CDS encoding acyltransferase family protein encodes MPSPADAAEPKPGPVQDGRVLALDGLRGVMTIFVVLSHYFGEVPHGFRIAMLGWIAVDMFFVLSGYLVGKLIVEKGHHANFLTVFFVRRACRTLPIYMVCVVAVFGLLAVLDRPWTRDEEHFPLWSYLTFSQNALMVATGRVGAEWLAPTWTLGVEEHFYLLLPLVFALVPRPKLAAALVAVALLAAGSRAAILGLAPDWTLAALMLLPTRADGLACGVLAALVVTGGRPRLDGRDGLLRGAVPLLLAATALLRIIGGEDGLLFAALGHAVVSLACAHFLLALVRGAPEAIRLHAPVLRFFGTTSYAVYLTHMPILGLMHGLILDAKPDIATPAQWGVTLAALPVCVGIGWLLTRTIEAPISAYGRSWRWQEQPPRRFEAAPVSLGVRPAASPVRSDSA; translated from the coding sequence ATGCCCTCACCCGCCGATGCGGCTGAACCGAAGCCGGGGCCCGTCCAGGACGGGCGCGTGCTCGCCCTCGATGGCCTGCGCGGCGTAATGACGATCTTCGTCGTGCTCTCGCATTACTTCGGCGAGGTCCCGCACGGTTTCAGGATCGCGATGCTCGGCTGGATCGCCGTCGACATGTTCTTCGTCCTGAGCGGCTACCTCGTCGGCAAGCTCATCGTGGAGAAGGGGCACCACGCGAACTTCCTCACGGTGTTCTTCGTGCGCCGGGCCTGCCGGACGCTGCCGATCTACATGGTCTGCGTCGTCGCCGTGTTCGGCCTCCTCGCGGTGCTCGATCGCCCCTGGACCCGGGACGAGGAGCACTTCCCGCTGTGGTCCTACCTGACCTTCAGCCAGAATGCCCTGATGGTCGCGACGGGCCGGGTCGGCGCCGAATGGCTCGCACCGACCTGGACGCTCGGCGTCGAGGAGCACTTCTACCTGCTGCTCCCGCTCGTCTTCGCGCTGGTGCCGCGGCCGAAGCTCGCGGCCGCCCTCGTCGCGGTCGCGCTCCTCGCGGCCGGCAGCCGGGCGGCGATCCTCGGTCTCGCGCCGGACTGGACCCTCGCCGCCCTCATGCTCCTGCCGACCCGGGCGGACGGCCTCGCCTGCGGCGTGCTCGCTGCGCTCGTGGTCACGGGGGGAAGGCCGCGCCTCGACGGCCGCGACGGCCTCCTGCGCGGCGCGGTCCCGCTCCTGCTGGCGGCCACCGCCCTGCTGCGGATCATCGGCGGCGAGGACGGCCTGCTGTTCGCCGCGCTGGGGCATGCCGTCGTGTCGCTCGCCTGCGCACACTTCCTGCTCGCCCTGGTGCGCGGCGCGCCCGAGGCGATCCGCCTGCACGCGCCGGTCCTCCGCTTCTTCGGCACGACCTCCTATGCCGTCTACCTCACCCACATGCCGATCCTCGGCCTGATGCACGGGCTCATCCTGGACGCCAAACCCGATATCGCCACGCCGGCGCAATGGGGCGTGACGCTCGCGGCGCTCCCGGTCTGCGTGGGAATCGGCTGGTTGCTGACGCGCACCATCGAGGCGCCGATCAGCGCCTATGGGCGAAGCTGGCGCTGGCAGGAGCAGCCGCCGCGCCGATTCGAAGCCGCACCGGTGTCGCTCGGCGTAAGGCCAGCCGCGTCACCCGTCCGGTCCGATTCGGCATGA
- a CDS encoding M48 family metalloprotease, with translation MNGLFTRIWPGAAATRRVAALVLILVAAGCAGEQTGALTPVAVTVPPEAPRTTGGRERGGSDADHAKLVASFGGEYRAPAALRLVSDVTDRLVKATERPDETYAVTLLDSPAVNAFALPNGRLYVTRGLLALANDSSELAAVLAHEIAHVTLRHANARTEMALRSELVSKVVADVLKDPATGALLQDQSRFVLAKFSRSQEFEADQTGVRTLSRAGYDPFGAARFLNSLNRATALRAGSGIPTEPDLLATHPSTPERITQVTQAARRIGAPGLGADDRAQYLAAIDGIAYGDNPADGLVRGRRFIHPRLGVTFEAPDNFALENTARAVLGTTPEGGRRLLFDAVETHAGQSLEDVLRATWNDAIETGSFENRMIQGLPAVTAVSKGKEWFFRLAAVRVGTNTFRMIMAARGATDPEPAFGRWLSSLAAVGPEEARRLRPARIQIVTAGPGESAEAMGRRMAVGDRGLDYFLVLNGLDRGATLRPGQPYKLIVE, from the coding sequence ATGAACGGGCTCTTCACGCGTATATGGCCGGGGGCCGCCGCGACGCGCCGCGTCGCCGCCCTCGTCCTCATCCTCGTCGCGGCGGGCTGCGCGGGCGAACAGACCGGCGCGCTCACCCCGGTCGCCGTGACGGTGCCCCCGGAGGCGCCGCGCACCACCGGCGGGCGCGAGCGCGGCGGCTCGGATGCCGACCACGCGAAGCTGGTCGCCTCCTTCGGCGGCGAGTATCGGGCGCCGGCCGCGCTGAGGCTCGTCAGCGACGTCACCGACCGCCTCGTGAAGGCGACGGAGCGGCCCGACGAGACCTACGCGGTCACGCTGCTCGATTCGCCCGCCGTCAACGCCTTCGCGCTGCCGAACGGCCGGCTCTACGTGACGCGCGGGCTCCTCGCTCTCGCCAACGACTCCTCGGAACTCGCCGCAGTGCTGGCGCATGAGATCGCCCATGTCACGCTGCGGCACGCCAATGCCCGCACCGAGATGGCGCTGCGCTCGGAACTCGTCAGCAAGGTCGTCGCCGACGTGCTCAAGGACCCGGCGACCGGCGCGCTGCTGCAGGACCAGTCGCGCTTCGTGCTGGCCAAGTTCTCGCGCTCGCAGGAATTCGAGGCGGACCAGACGGGCGTGCGCACCCTGTCGCGGGCCGGCTACGATCCGTTCGGCGCCGCGCGCTTCCTCAACAGCCTCAACCGGGCCACCGCGCTGCGAGCCGGCAGCGGCATCCCGACCGAGCCGGATCTCCTCGCCACGCATCCGAGCACGCCCGAGCGCATCACCCAGGTGACCCAGGCGGCGCGCCGCATCGGGGCGCCGGGCCTCGGAGCCGACGACCGCGCCCAATATCTGGCGGCCATCGACGGCATCGCCTACGGCGACAATCCCGCCGACGGGCTGGTCCGCGGGCGCCGCTTCATCCATCCGCGCCTGGGCGTCACGTTCGAGGCACCGGACAACTTCGCCCTGGAGAACACCGCCCGGGCGGTGCTCGGCACCACCCCGGAGGGAGGCCGCCGGCTCCTGTTCGACGCCGTCGAGACCCATGCGGGCCAGAGCCTGGAGGACGTGCTGCGGGCGACCTGGAACGACGCGATCGAGACCGGCAGCTTCGAGAACCGCATGATCCAGGGCCTCCCGGCCGTCACGGCGGTGTCGAAGGGCAAGGAGTGGTTCTTCCGTCTCGCTGCGGTCCGCGTCGGGACCAACACCTTCCGGATGATCATGGCCGCCAGGGGCGCGACGGATCCGGAGCCCGCCTTCGGCCGCTGGCTGTCGAGCCTTGCGGCGGTCGGGCCGGAGGAGGCGCGGCGCCTCAGGCCCGCGCGGATCCAGATCGTGACGGCCGGGCCGGGCGAGAGCGCCGAGGCGATGGGGCGCCGCATGGCGGTGGGCGATCGCGGCCTCGACTATTTCCTCGTGCTGAACGGCCTGGACCGCGGCGCGACCCTGCGGCCGGGGCAGCCCTACAAGCTGATCGTGGAATAG
- a CDS encoding aspartate/glutamate racemase family protein yields the protein MRLLLINPNTSVTVTDLAAVAVRRVLPAVEVRAVTGRFGGRYVASRATYAIAAHAALDVLAEHVAGCEAVYLACFGDPGLLALKEVSPVPVVGMAEGSLHLAGTRGRRIGVVTGGAAWKPMLEEFAATLGLAGRIAGIRTIAPTGAEIARDPDAALARLAAACRACAEEDAADVVVLGGAALAGLAARIAPEVPVPVLCSVEAGARMAFAAAQLQAGRPPPPAMESVGLGPALADLLAKPA from the coding sequence GTGCGCCTCCTGCTCATCAACCCCAACACCTCTGTGACGGTGACCGATCTTGCCGCCGTGGCGGTGCGGCGGGTCCTGCCGGCGGTGGAGGTCCGCGCCGTGACGGGCCGGTTCGGCGGGCGCTACGTGGCGAGCCGGGCGACCTACGCCATCGCGGCCCATGCGGCCCTCGATGTGCTGGCCGAGCACGTGGCGGGCTGCGAGGCGGTCTACCTCGCCTGTTTCGGCGATCCCGGGCTCCTCGCCCTCAAGGAGGTCTCGCCGGTTCCGGTCGTCGGCATGGCGGAAGGCTCGCTTCACCTCGCCGGCACGCGGGGCCGGCGCATCGGCGTCGTCACGGGCGGCGCCGCCTGGAAGCCGATGCTCGAGGAATTCGCCGCGACCCTCGGTCTTGCCGGCCGCATCGCCGGCATCCGCACGATCGCGCCGACCGGGGCCGAGATCGCCCGCGATCCCGATGCGGCCCTCGCCCGCCTCGCCGCGGCCTGCCGGGCCTGCGCCGAGGAGGATGCTGCCGACGTGGTGGTGCTCGGCGGCGCGGCCCTGGCCGGCCTCGCGGCCCGGATCGCGCCGGAGGTGCCGGTGCCGGTCCTCTGCTCGGTCGAGGCCGGCGCCCGGATGGCGTTCGCCGCCGCGCAGCTGCAGGCCGGGCGTCCCCCGCCCCCCGCCATGGAGAGCGTCGGACTGGGGCCCGCGCTCGCGGATCTGCTGGCGAAGCCGGCCTGA
- a CDS encoding ferredoxin--NADP reductase: MSNFNEERVLSVHHWTDTLFSFRTTRDPSFRFRNGEFTMIGLKSDGKPLLRAYSVVSANYEDELEFFSIKVPNGPLTSKLQHLKVGDPIIVSRKATGTLVLDNLLPGRHLYLLGTGTGLAPFLSIIKDPETYERFEKVVLVHGCRQVQELAYGETITQDLPNHELIGEMVRTQLIYYPTVTREPFRNRGRITDLITSGKLFEDVGLPPMTIEADRFMLCGSPDMIRDTRELLSSRGYIEGNHGEAGHYVIEKAFVEK; this comes from the coding sequence ATGAGCAACTTCAACGAGGAGCGTGTTCTGTCCGTGCATCACTGGACGGACACGCTCTTCAGCTTCCGCACGACCCGCGACCCGTCGTTCCGTTTCCGCAACGGCGAGTTCACGATGATCGGGCTGAAGAGCGACGGCAAGCCGCTGCTGCGCGCCTACAGCGTGGTCTCGGCCAATTACGAGGACGAGCTGGAGTTCTTCTCCATCAAGGTGCCCAACGGCCCGCTCACCTCGAAGCTGCAGCATCTCAAGGTCGGCGATCCGATCATCGTCAGCCGCAAGGCCACCGGCACGCTGGTCCTCGATAACCTGTTGCCGGGCAGGCACCTGTACCTGCTCGGCACCGGCACCGGGCTGGCGCCCTTCCTGTCGATCATCAAGGACCCGGAGACCTACGAGCGCTTCGAGAAGGTGGTGCTCGTGCATGGCTGCCGGCAGGTCCAGGAACTCGCCTATGGCGAGACGATCACGCAGGATCTGCCGAACCACGAGCTGATTGGCGAGATGGTGCGCACGCAGCTGATCTACTACCCGACGGTGACCCGCGAGCCGTTCCGCAACCGCGGCCGGATCACCGACCTGATCACCTCGGGCAAGCTGTTCGAGGATGTCGGCCTGCCGCCGATGACGATCGAGGCCGACCGCTTCATGCTGTGCGGCAGCCCGGACATGATCCGCGACACCCGCGAGCTCCTGAGCAGCCGCGGCTATATCGAGGGCAACCACGGCGAGGCCGGCCACTACGTCATCGAGAAGGCCTTCGTCGAGAAGTAG
- the phbB gene encoding acetoacetyl-CoA reductase: MAERVALVTGGTRGIGAAIAKGLKAAGYTVGANYGGNDEAANAFKAETGIPVFKFDVGDAAACEAGIRAAEAELGPIDILVNNAGITRDGMFHRMSFEQWQAVIRTNLDSMFTCTRPVIDGMRARGFGRIILISSINGQKGQMGQTNYSAAKAGVIGFAKALAQENANKGITVNVIAPGYIATEMVKAVPEEVLKSKILPQIPVGRLGEAEEIARAVEFLAGEQAGFITGSTLTINGGQYFH, from the coding sequence ATGGCAGAACGCGTTGCTCTGGTGACGGGCGGCACGCGCGGCATCGGCGCCGCCATCGCGAAGGGCCTGAAGGCGGCCGGCTACACGGTCGGGGCCAATTACGGCGGCAACGACGAGGCCGCCAACGCCTTCAAGGCCGAGACCGGGATCCCGGTGTTCAAGTTCGACGTGGGCGATGCGGCCGCCTGCGAGGCGGGCATCCGGGCGGCGGAGGCCGAGCTCGGGCCGATCGACATCCTGGTCAACAATGCGGGCATCACCCGGGACGGCATGTTCCACCGGATGAGCTTCGAGCAGTGGCAGGCGGTGATCCGCACCAACCTCGACTCGATGTTCACCTGCACCCGGCCGGTGATCGACGGCATGCGGGCGCGGGGCTTTGGCCGCATCATCCTGATCTCGTCGATCAACGGCCAGAAGGGGCAGATGGGCCAGACCAACTACTCGGCGGCCAAGGCCGGGGTGATCGGCTTTGCCAAGGCGCTGGCGCAGGAGAATGCCAATAAGGGCATCACCGTGAACGTGATCGCGCCCGGCTACATCGCCACCGAGATGGTCAAGGCGGTGCCCGAGGAGGTGCTCAAGAGCAAGATCCTGCCGCAGATCCCGGTCGGCCGGCTCGGCGAGGCCGAGGAGATCGCCCGCGCGGTCGAGTTCCTGGCCGGCGAGCAGGCGGGCTTCATCACCGGCTCCACCCTCACCATCAACGGCGGGCAGTACTTCCACTAA